In Rhodamnia argentea isolate NSW1041297 chromosome 11, ASM2092103v1, whole genome shotgun sequence, one genomic interval encodes:
- the LOC115736466 gene encoding uncharacterized protein LOC115736466, with amino-acid sequence MSKSHVARESEASKYGVDFEFDPALDFSEFLDQARRHICEEASPRAPSPVADIDRQSEFKKSKKPWKNSLLSWWPKARNKFEKKSKSRVEPASSSQSSNPMRNHISGPIYMKSSGTRKGKPGERPHCSSSGPLMGLFRSSRVMENEIPYAALDDIDPRRAKPYGPVYFVT; translated from the exons ATGAGCAAATCCCATGTTGCCCGAGAATCTGAGGCGAGCAAATATGGCGTGGACTTCGAATTCGACCCGGCGTTGGACTTCTCTGAG TTCCTAGATCAAGCAAGACGACACATATGTGAGGAAGCAAGTCCTAGAGCTCCATCGCCTGTAGCAGATATCGATAGGCAGAGCGAATTCAAGAAGAGCAAGAAACCGTGGAAGAATTCTCTCCTCTCGTGGTGGCCGAAAGCACGCAACAAATTCGAAAAGAAGAGCAAGTCCAGAGTCGAACCTGCAAGCAGTTCTCAGAGCTCTAACCCGATGAGGAATCACATTTCTGGTCCAATATACATGAAGAGCAGCGGGACCAGGAAGGGGAAGCCAGGTGAGCGACCCCATTGCTCGTCCTCGGGCCCCCTGATGGGTCTCTTCAGATCCTCCCGGGTGATGGAGAATGAGATACCCTACGCAGCTCTCGACGACATCGATCCCCGCCGTGCAAAGCCGTATGGTCCTGTCTACTTTGTTACCTAG